From the Niveibacterium microcysteis genome, the window TGCGGGTGCCGGTGGCGGGCTCGGTGCTGCTGTTCCTCGTTGGCGCCGCGTGCTTCCTGTTCGCCGCGGCTTCCATCGGCATCTGGCTTGGCACCGTTGCGCGCTCAATGCCGCAGCTGGGGCTGCTGATCATCCTGATCGTGATTCCGCTGCAGCTGCTGTCGGGCGGCGTGACACCGCGAGAGAGCATGCCGCGGCTGGTGCAGGCCATCATGCTCGGCGCGCCGACCACCTGGTTCGTGCGCTTCGCACAGGCGATCCTCTACCGCGGCGCGGGTTTCGATGTGGTGTGGCCGGACTTTCTCGCGATCCTCGCTATCGGCGGGGTCTTCTTTGCGATCGCGCTGGCCCGTTTCCGCAAGGCGGTCACGCAGACCCAGCTCTAGGCGGAAGCCACCTTGCACTGCAACATGACTGCACCTTCATTGGCATTGAACAAACACTGAAGTTCTCCGGCGCCCCGCCGTAATAACATGCTGGAAACGCAAAGGCGCGTCGCAGCCCATGCTCATCAGAACCCGATCGCTACGCACATCGATCCTGCTGTTCGTCGCCATCGGCCTGGCGCTACCAGCGCTTTTTGCGCTGCCTGTGCTCTACAAAAGTTATCAGGCCGAGGTGGAACGGCGCATCGCGCTGCAGCTCGACCAGTACGCCAACATCCTCGCCTTCGGTGCCCGCGAGCCGCTCTGGAACCTGAGCCCGGACGCCGTGCGGCCCCTCGTCGAAGCGGTGTTGAGCGACCCGGACGTCGTGCTGGTCACGATCGTTGACCGTACCGCCGGCCCACTGCTTGAAATCAAACGCGGCGCTCCCAACGCGCAGATCCGCCAGACCGGGCGCAAGGTCATCTACAAGGAACGCGAACTCGGCACGGTGAACGTAGGCGTCACCGGCGACACCGTGCGGGCACAGCAATTGCGCCAGATGGGGGCTTTCGCCGGCACCGCGTTGCTGCAGCTGGGCTTTGCCGCGGTCATGATCTTCTGGCTGTTGCGGCGGCGCCTGGTCGCCCCGCTGGCCTCTCTCGGCAACGCCGCGGACGCGCTCGCGCGCGGCGAGCTGTCGCAGGAGATCCCGTCGCGCGGCGACGATGAGATCGGCCACCTCGCAAGCCGCCTCGAAGTCACGCGGCGTGAATTGCTGGGCCTCTTCGCCGACCTGGAAGCCAAGAACGTGGCGCTGGGCCGCGAACTCGAGGAGCGACAGCGCTCCGAAACAGCGCGGCGCGAGTCCGAGGAACGCCTGTCTACCGTGTTCGCGCTGACGGCAACGCCGATGTCGGTCGCGCGCAAGGAAGATGGCTTGTTCCGGATGGTGAACCCGGCCTGGGAGCGCACCTTCGGCTATGCCAAGGGCGAGGTGCTGGGCCAGCGTGCCAGCGACATCCCGCTCTGGATCGACCCGGAGATGCGCGCCAGCTGCATTGCGGAAATCGATGAGAAGGGCCTGCTCGAAGGACGCGAGGTCTGGATGCGCACCTACGATGGCGTCGGCCTGCTGATGGAGGCATCGGCCCGCCAGTTCCGTGCCGGCGGCGAGGAGTTGCTGGTCTGGAACCTGCGCGACATCACGCAGGAACGTGCCGCCGAAGAGGCGCTGCGCGAGAGCGAGCAGCGCTTTGCAGCACTGTTCCACCACGCGCCGGTCGCCCTGTGCATTGTCGATCTTGAGCACACCGCCGAGATCCTGGACGTCAACACCCAGTTTGAACGCGACTTCGGTCGCTCACTCAGCGACTGCATCGGCCGGCCCTTGGCGCGCCTTGGGCTGTGGGCGAGCGGCGACGATGCGGACCGTTTCGACGGGATGCTCAACGCGATCGACGAGCAGGAGAAGATCAGCGCCTGGACGGTATCGGCCGACGGCACGCGCGCCTGCTACGACATCGCGGGACGCCGCGTTACGCTGCACGGCCGCGCCTGCTTCATCTGGAGCGCAATCGACGTGACGCCGATCATCAACGCCAAGGCGGAAGTCGAAGAGATCAACCGTACGCTGGAAGACAAGGTCGCACGCCGCACGCACGATCTGGAATCTGCCAACCGCGAGCTGGGCGAACTGCTCAACCGTCTGCAGACCGCGCAGACGCACCTCGTGCAGAACGAAAAGCTGGCCGCGCTAGGCCGATTGGTGGCGGGCATCGCGCACGAGCTGAACACCCCGATCGGCAATTGCCTGATGGTCGCGACCACGCTGGAAGACCACCGGCACGAACTCAATTCCG encodes:
- a CDS encoding PAS domain-containing sensor histidine kinase; translation: MLIRTRSLRTSILLFVAIGLALPALFALPVLYKSYQAEVERRIALQLDQYANILAFGAREPLWNLSPDAVRPLVEAVLSDPDVVLVTIVDRTAGPLLEIKRGAPNAQIRQTGRKVIYKERELGTVNVGVTGDTVRAQQLRQMGAFAGTALLQLGFAAVMIFWLLRRRLVAPLASLGNAADALARGELSQEIPSRGDDEIGHLASRLEVTRRELLGLFADLEAKNVALGRELEERQRSETARRESEERLSTVFALTATPMSVARKEDGLFRMVNPAWERTFGYAKGEVLGQRASDIPLWIDPEMRASCIAEIDEKGLLEGREVWMRTYDGVGLLMEASARQFRAGGEELLVWNLRDITQERAAEEALRESEQRFAALFHHAPVALCIVDLEHTAEILDVNTQFERDFGRSLSDCIGRPLARLGLWASGDDADRFDGMLNAIDEQEKISAWTVSADGTRACYDIAGRRVTLHGRACFIWSAIDVTPIINAKAEVEEINRTLEDKVARRTHDLESANRELGELLNRLQTAQTHLVQNEKLAALGRLVAGIAHELNTPIGNCLMVATTLEDHRHELNSALESGLRRSTLSEFLADLADGNDTLLRNLQRAADLVSSFKQIAVDQIGARRRVFDLREIAREIEVTLAPTFRKAGCTFANEIPAGLEFDSYPGALGQVITNLTTNAITHGFETHTGGRIKISAEVEGEQHVKLVFEDDGQGIPAENLPRIFDPFFTTKLGRGGTGLGLNIVYTIVTGVLGGAIRVESTTGEGTRFILTLPRRAPQRADDDDPGIA